One genomic window of Melospiza melodia melodia isolate bMelMel2 unplaced genomic scaffold, bMelMel2.pri scaffold_48, whole genome shotgun sequence includes the following:
- the LOC134413708 gene encoding olfactory receptor 14J1-like has protein sequence RYVSICKPLHYGTLLGSRASVHMAAAAWASGLLYSALHTVNTFSLSLCHGNALGQFFCEVPQILKLSCSTSHLRELGLLSVSAFLVFGCSVFIVFSYVQIFRAVLRIPSEQGRHKAFSTCLPHLAVVSLFVSAAFFAYLKPPSISSPSLDLVLSVLYSVVPPALNPLIYSLRNQELKAAVRRVMIGWYQKR, from the coding sequence cgctacgtgtccatctgcaaacccctgcactatgggaccctcctgggcagcagagcttctgtccacatggcagcagctgcctgggccagtggtctTCTCTATTCAGCGCTGCACacagtcaatacattttccctgtccctgtgccatggcaatgccctgggccagttcttctgtgaggtgccacagatcctcaagctatcctgctccacatcccacctcagggaactggggcttctCAGTGTTAGTGCCTTTTTGGTGTTTGGTTGttctgtgttcattgttttctcctatgtgcagatcttcagggcagtgctgaggatcccttctgagcagggacggcacaaagccttttccacatgcctccctcacctggctgtggtctccctctttGTAAGCGCCGCTTTTttcgcctacctgaagcccccctccatctcgtccccatccctggatctggtcctgtcagttctgtactcagtggtgcctccagccctgaaccccctcatctacagcctgagaaaccaggagctcaaggctgcagtgaggagagtgATGATTGGATGGTATCAGAAACGTTAA